In Glycine max cultivar Williams 82 chromosome 15, Glycine_max_v4.0, whole genome shotgun sequence, the DNA window TGCTACTCGTGTTCTCAAATACCTCAAAGGATGTCCAAGAAAAGGGCTCTCTTTTAGTAGAGAATCTCCCATTCAAATTCTTGGATTCAGTGATGCCGATTGGGCAACATGTATTGATTCAAGCAAGTCAATCACATGGTACTGCTTCTTTCTTGGTAGTTCTCTAATCTCATGGAAAGCTAAGAAACAAAACACTGTTTCCCGCTCATCCTCATCCTCTGAAGCTAAGTATAGAGCTCTCACCTCCACCACATGCGAATTACAGTGGCTTACTTACCTTCTAAAAGATCTCCATGTTACTTTGATATATTGTGACAATCAAAGTGCTTTGCAATAGCTGCCAATCAAAGTAATATATCATGGACAATTGGAGATTGATTGCCACATTGTTCGAGAGAAGACTCAACAAGGATTGATGCACTGTTTACTCCCTGTTTCCTCCTCCAATCAGTTAGCAGACATCTTCACTAAAGCTCTCTCGCCCAAACTTTTCAGCAGCAACTTATCCAAGCTTGGGCTATCTGACATCTTCCTACCTCCagcttgtgtgtgtgtgtggctccGGGGGAGGGGGGGTATCAGAAAAACAGCAACCCACACACAAACACCATGCCCACCAGACCCAACATCAGAATTGAACCTTCTAGAAGTCTCCAGAATTTTGCATTTGCATAGCTGTTGGTGAGCTGTTTGTGACTGTTGCTATAGCTGTCAATTGTCATCCTTTGTGTATTTTTGCATTTTGGTTTCTCTGAATTCTTGTCGCCTAGATTCCATCTTATCCTTTTAATGAGCTGTAATAACTATGCTATATATATCCCTATGTACAATGCTAAAGGTTAATCAATGAGAAAGACCCTTTTCCAATACTGTTTATTGTCAGCATACCTGCCTTTCTTTCCTATATCCATATTCGTTTTAGTAGTAACACACTTGATCTCTAATACATATTCTActgttgattaaaatttatgaaaagtttcaaaattaagagagagagagagtcattGAATGGTGACATGGGGTTTAGGTGGGGGAAGTCAGATAAGATTTTGAGAACACAATTGGTTAACATGAAGAGAGCTTTGCAAAACAGTACCATAGATTGTTTATGATATCAGAAAAGCAGAATGAGGTAGTTGGAAAAGTGGGAAAATGGGTTGGTGAGGATTGGATTGGGGATtttaagtggagaaggacgagaTTTCAGGGGAAGTGAAGAAGATTTGGTTGAAAATATGAATCATATGCTGAGGAATGTCTAGCCAAAGTTAGTTGAGGAAGACCAATGATTACTCTGTTAAATCGGCATATAAGGCTTTACACAGCTTGCAGCTGCATACTCTTCAAAGTCACCTTTTTTCGGTTATGTGAAAATTGTTTATTCCTCAAAGCATTGTCATCTTCATATGGAGACTATGTATACTCAGGTTGCCAACTAGGGATAAtttcaagaaaagaaacatTCGGTTGCATAACAATAATTGGTTGTGTTCTTTTTTGTCAACAACAAGACGAAACAGTGGCTCATGTTCTTTTTTCTTGCTCTAAGGTGACACAAACTATGAATAGTTTTAGTGTTTTATGGAGACGGAGGATGTATTTTGTGATAGTAGAATCTATTGTAGAGGCATACGTGTTTATGCAGCAAAAAACTTGTAAGGGATTGGTACCCCTTTATCCTGTATCCTCctctttaattatatgatatacaaaaaataaatatttttagatggACAGCACATTTTGGTGGGTCAACGTTGCTTTATTCTGGATGACCAAGGAAGAAgatatataaaaacattatacGGCTGCACCTGATCATATAAATAAGTCATCATGAACAACAAAGAAGAATGTATAACTTCTTACATTCTAATAAACTATTCCCTCCAACTTTATTCATTGAAATATGACTGGAACGAGAATTTATTGCCAAATTATCTAAATAATCAATTTACCAATAAGCACACAATATTTAGATGGCTGATAGTGATCAATTTATTAGCACCTAGTTTCCAGTATTAATAACCAAATTCTTGTTATTGGCAGTAAAAACTGCGTTACAGAATACCCCGATGACAAGTGCTGACAACAATTGTATTGTAGATGAAGTATTACTCTATTCTCTcacacttatatattttatttttgcgtCTGACATCtcattttgtttgaaaatatgGTAACTGGACAAAGAGTATGGTGTGGGAGATATATGGAGGATAAAAATCATTGAGATCCCTTGAGCTTTTTTGCAATGCCGGCAAAGTATTTACCCTGATGAAAAGCTTGAGCCAATTCTAACTCACTAGGCTGCCTTGAGCCATCTCCAGCATAAGTTCCTGCACCATATGGGGAGCCACCTTTCACCTTTTCCATCTCAAACATGCCACCACCAAATGTGTAGCCAATGGGGACAAAGATCAATCCATGGTGAACAAGCTGAGTAATAGATGTCAACCTGTttagtaaaacaaaaaacaaacactGACTAAATTTGCTCTGGCTAAGGTTAGTTTTATATTTCATGACTGAGTAAGAATTCAGTGACTCACGGGGTAGTTTCTTGACCACCTCCTTGAGAACTTGTGCTATAGAAGAAGCCTGCAGGCTTTCCTGCTAGTGACTGTGTACGCCATAGGCCTCCAGTTGCATCGAAAAATGCTTTAAATTGAGCAGCCATAGAACCAAATCTCGTGggaaaaccaaacaaaaaacCATCAGCCTCAGGAAGCTCATTGGGAGTAATAATTGGAGCATCACTCTTTGGAGGTGCTCCCAACTTAGCAAGGACCTCTTCAGGCAAGGTTTCAGGTACCTGTTTAAGTGCAGAAAGGAATTCCTTGTTTGTTCTGAATTATATGAAGGGTATAACATggctaaatcattttaaagaaGTTACTATGAATTTTTGAATACTTTGGTGACATGTCATGTCCTCAATCTTGAAAAGATTGAAAAGTGTTTTCAACTCCTCCACACATCAATAATTCTACCAAATTAAAAGTTTCATTAATATCATCACTTAGTGATAAGTGATGACATCATGCGCTGTTAAAAGAGGTTAAATAGCTGAGCACTTATATTGtttgaatgaaaatgaaaagagtTTACAAACCTGCCACAGTTTTGCTTCTACTCCCTCCACCGAAGCAGCCCCTTTTTCTATCTCTCTAGCTAGCTTCTCAACATGTCCATATGTAGAATAATAACTAAACATGCGATGCAAATTCCATTCAGATTAACGATAGAGAAATACAATAGACATTAACTATAACTCCATGAGCAGGAGATGATATACTATTATTGGTCTTATGATACTGATCAATATAAAAGATTATTAGAAACTGATGGAGCTGGTAGCTTAGAAACTCTCTACTAGTTAAAACGGGTGGGGCTTGCACCCTTCTGTTCATGACTATTGCCGTTACCTTTTTTCATTTTGGGAAAATGTAGGATGGAATTCACCAATTGCCCTTGCCAAACCCAAATCCCTCTTCTCCCCAAACTTCAGAGTCAAAACATTCAAAGAATCAATCGAAACATTTCAACTCCCCAGTTATAATGAATATACAGTTCAAGAATCAATCGAAACATTTCAACTGCAAGCCTTATGTTATTCAAAGAAAGGACAAAAAAGGCTTCTTATCTACTCCCAATTTCCTCCCCCTATTTTCCATAACCATAAAAGGGAGAGAACAGGATAAAGAATAACAACATATCTATGCAAAAATTTCTCCTCCTCGGCTGCAATTGTAAGAACTGAAAAGCTATGAATTCCTTCTCACTTCTAAACATATTTGATTTCAGGATTATGCAATTTACGTATTAGTATCTAATTTGGTTCCCTTGGGTTCCACACAAGTCCAATTGCAAAGAAGCAACAGGTTCCAATTCTGGTTTGGTGACAGAAAGCAGAATCCTAAAATTCCAAGGAATAAACGACAAAACAGTATGAGATTATGGGAGCTATTTTACATCAATACAAAAAACCTTGATTCCTTTAAATACCATAAGCAAGTGACGAGAtaatacatacattcacagttGACTTTCTGTGGTGAAAATTCTTCATAAGTAAGACACATACTGTACGAAAAGTCTAAAACCTAAAGCCACTACTACTGAAGACTCACCACTCCTACCCAATTCATCAATCTACAAATACTCAATAGAATTATAAGAGTAATAATCTGAACCAATcaacaaaggagaaaaataaaataaaaccattccatcaatcattaattatatatggAGAAAATAAAGCAGACCCAGGATACGAGGATTTAAAACTTCATATGAACTATACAATAGTAAAGTGATTAAGACTTAACCATCAAAGTAGGACAAAACA includes these proteins:
- the LOC106796082 gene encoding secreted RxLR effector protein 161-like, translated to MDNTLRLHQDSGPLLLDPLPYKRLIGRLIYLTNTRPHIAFTTQQLSQFMSLPPTQTHLCAATRVLKYLKGCPRKGLSFSRESPIQILGFSDADWATCIDSSKSITWYCFFLGSSLISWKAKKQNTVSRSSSSSEAKYRALTSTTCELQWLTYLLKDLHVTLIYCDNQSALQ
- the LOC100789057 gene encoding probable NAD(P)H dehydrogenase (quinone) FQR1-like 1 — encoded protein: MATKVYIVYYSTYGHVEKLAREIEKGAASVEGVEAKLWQVPETLPEEVLAKLGAPPKSDAPIITPNELPEADGFLFGFPTRFGSMAAQFKAFFDATGGLWRTQSLAGKPAGFFYSTSSQGGGQETTPLTSITQLVHHGLIFVPIGYTFGGGMFEMEKVKGGSPYGAGTYAGDGSRQPSELELAQAFHQGKYFAGIAKKLKGSQ